The Brassica oleracea var. oleracea cultivar TO1000 chromosome C6, BOL, whole genome shotgun sequence genome includes a region encoding these proteins:
- the LOC106298767 gene encoding probable ribosome biogenesis protein RLP24 yields the protein MRLVKCWFCSSTIYPGHGIQFVRNDAKIFRFCRSKCHKNFKMKRNPRKVKWTKAYRAAHGKDMTQDKTFDFEKKRNRPERYDRNVTEDTLKAIKKIDKIRSSREAQHINKRLKPNKQKIFKSEVKEIDQNINLIKAPGSYQQDSEKTKVLVSTNKSVQNEAMEE from the exons ATGAGACTGGTCAAGTGTTGGTTCTGCTCTTCGACGATATATCCAGGACATGGTATTCAGTTTGTCCGCAACGATGCTAAG ATTTTCCGGTTCTGTAGGTCTAAATGCCACAAGAACTTCAAGATGAAGAGGAACCCTCGTAAAGTCAAGTGGACTAAAGCATACAGAGCTGCACACGGAAAGGACATGACTCAG GATAAAACTTTTGATTTTGAGAAGAAGAGAAACAGACCTGAGAGATATGATAGGAACGTTACTGAGGATACTCTCAAGGCCATTAAGAAGATTGATAAGATCAGAAGTTCTAGAGAAGCTCAACACATCAATAAGAG GTTGAAGCCAAACAAACAGAAGATATTCAAGAGTGAAGTCAAAGAGATAGATCAGAACATTAATTTGATCAAGGCACCAGGTTCTTACCAACAAGATTCAGAGAAGACGAAAGTTTTGGTCTCCACAAACAAGTCTGTTCAGAACGAAGCCATGGAAGAGTGA